One Methanobacteriaceae archaeon DNA window includes the following coding sequences:
- a CDS encoding ATP-binding cassette domain-containing protein — translation MKYAIETFNLTKQYGDFVAVDDLIMKIRNKTIFGFLGPNGAGKTTTIKMLTCLIFPTSGTANVAGLDILKNPNQVRQKIGMVPQLVSLYGDLTVKENVYLCADYYGIDKDLKESRADELMEMVDIKYAQDKLVKQLSGGMKQKASVVASLIHQPDILFLDEPTIGLDPTTKRVLWDLVEELNSNGHTIILCSHDMYEVELLCDDVGIINHGKLAAFDTPQGLKDTMIHEIKEEKGPVTSNVSEALEKILEETNPEDKKAIEFIQDSMGEEHLTFKELSLIINNMDAKLLQHLNNLPMVHSVTQHVSGRITMEIDDEDEAVTKVIADIIEHGGNITSIATKDPSLEDVFMRVTSKKKQEGADNGGN, via the coding sequence ATGAAATACGCTATAGAAACCTTCAATCTCACTAAGCAGTATGGTGATTTCGTAGCTGTTGATGATCTCATCATGAAAATTAGAAATAAAACAATATTCGGATTTTTAGGACCAAATGGAGCTGGAAAGACCACAACCATTAAGATGCTCACCTGTCTAATCTTCCCAACATCTGGAACAGCCAATGTGGCCGGATTGGACATATTAAAAAATCCTAATCAAGTAAGACAAAAAATAGGTATGGTACCCCAGCTGGTTAGTCTTTACGGAGACCTTACAGTCAAAGAAAATGTATATCTCTGTGCAGATTACTACGGAATTGACAAAGACCTCAAAGAATCCCGAGCCGATGAACTAATGGAAATGGTGGATATCAAATATGCTCAGGATAAGCTCGTTAAACAGCTTTCAGGGGGTATGAAACAGAAAGCTTCTGTGGTTGCAAGTTTGATTCATCAGCCAGATATATTATTCCTAGATGAACCAACCATTGGTTTAGATCCAACAACCAAGAGAGTTCTGTGGGATTTGGTAGAAGAACTAAACTCCAACGGTCACACCATAATACTGTGTTCCCATGACATGTACGAAGTGGAATTACTCTGTGATGATGTGGGAATTATCAATCATGGGAAACTGGCTGCATTTGACACACCGCAGGGACTGAAAGACACCATGATTCATGAAATCAAAGAGGAAAAAGGACCAGTAACTTCCAATGTATCGGAAGCACTGGAGAAAATCCTGGAAGAAACCAATCCTGAAGATAAAAAGGCAATTGAATTCATACAGGATAGTATGGGAGAAGAACACCTCACATTTAAAGAATTAAGTCTCATAATAAACAATATGGATGCAAAACTCCTCCAACATCTAAATAATTTGCCCATGGTGCACAGTGTCACCCAACATGTATCTGGAAGAATAACTATGGAGATAGATGATGAAGATGAAGCAGTAACCAAGGTCATAGCAGATATAATAGAACACGGAGGAAATATAACCTCTATAGCTACCAAAGACCCTTCCTTAGAAGATGTATTCATGAGAGTGACCTCAAAAAAGAAACAAGAAGGTGCAGATAATGGTGGAAACTAA
- a CDS encoding ABC transporter permease: protein MVETKKIMWMLKKDLLVLWRHKPRLISILLFPIIMITLFGYGMGGTLENIPVVVVEQSHGQVTDLTLNAMKGMSLYDIKEITTDSDKAKQMVQNGDVKAAIILPSNYDDLNDTKPKSVVIDIDSSDQMATSALVPATQGLFSQINDQLAVGKLQAMNLTPAQSASTSTIQVQQNNVPAQQQKINYQNIMNSINFQINKMYGDIKYIDFLVPAIIGMTVLFGCMFGMGEALAGERERGELARLFMTPTSVATVVGGKIISKLSVEIVRALILIAAAIILFGIVINGSMLLTILVLALGALCFVGFGIMISARVSTQEDYMQMVMPITMPMMFVSGVFYPIETMPWIFQKLAYIFPLTYVNDALRAVMLKGVGIGDIWVDILVLLGFTGLFFALGVTRFNRDI from the coding sequence ATGGTGGAAACTAAAAAAATCATGTGGATGCTTAAAAAAGACTTGTTAGTCTTATGGAGGCATAAGCCACGTCTAATTTCAATATTATTGTTCCCCATAATTATGATAACCCTTTTTGGTTATGGTATGGGAGGAACACTGGAGAATATCCCTGTGGTGGTGGTGGAGCAAAGCCATGGCCAGGTTACTGATCTAACCCTTAATGCAATGAAGGGAATGAGTTTGTATGACATTAAAGAGATAACTACAGACTCGGATAAAGCCAAGCAGATGGTTCAAAATGGAGATGTTAAGGCGGCTATAATCTTACCCTCCAATTACGATGACTTAAATGATACCAAACCCAAAAGTGTAGTTATTGATATAGATTCATCGGATCAGATGGCTACCAGTGCCCTCGTTCCAGCAACACAGGGCTTATTCAGTCAGATAAATGATCAACTGGCTGTAGGTAAGCTACAGGCCATGAATTTAACACCCGCTCAATCAGCTTCCACATCTACGATACAAGTCCAGCAGAATAATGTTCCAGCACAACAGCAAAAGATCAACTACCAGAACATAATGAATTCCATCAATTTCCAGATAAACAAGATGTATGGAGATATTAAATACATAGACTTCCTGGTCCCAGCAATCATAGGTATGACCGTGCTATTTGGATGTATGTTTGGCATGGGAGAGGCCCTGGCTGGTGAAAGGGAAAGAGGAGAACTGGCAAGGTTATTCATGACACCTACCAGTGTGGCAACTGTAGTAGGGGGTAAAATTATCTCCAAACTGTCAGTGGAAATTGTAAGGGCATTGATCCTCATTGCCGCAGCTATAATTCTCTTTGGAATTGTAATCAATGGAAGTATGCTGCTCACTATTCTGGTTCTGGCCCTGGGAGCACTGTGTTTTGTAGGGTTTGGAATCATGATATCTGCCAGAGTTTCAACCCAGGAAGATTACATGCAAATGGTAATGCCCATAACCATGCCCATGATGTTCGTTTCTGGAGTTTTTTACCCCATTGAAACCATGCCCTGGATATTCCAAAAACTGGCATATATCTTCCCCTTAACCTATGTAAACGATGCACTGCGGGCTGTAATGTTAAAAGGAGTAGGAATTGGAGATATATGGGTTGATATTCTGGTACTTTTAGGTTTCACAGGACTATTCTTTGCCCTGGGAGTAACCAGATTCAACAGAGATATTTAG
- a CDS encoding PQQ-binding-like beta-propeller repeat protein: MKNSKRILMGLMIMGLISTSISIAPVSAQDWNMFSSNLDHTGYVDEASDFTPVTWLFKANSAIKSSIVISDKTIYFGSVNGTMYALNLDDGTRVWTYNTGGSILSSPVASGDNVYFGSMDNYFYALNKKNGNFVWKYKTGNSIESSPAIEDGVIYFGANDNRLYALNANDGTFKWEFTTGNAIKSSPAVYDGKVFFGSDDGKIYALNTDGAKLWEFDTGNAVRSSPAVRDNVLYVGTDNGMFYALNTSDGSVKWSYNFKDPVRSSPVLDANDNSLFIGASNGNITCLDMRDGKHKWSENVGNVEATPSLMGDYLVVPSSSGTIHILNKYSGKEEWSYSPGYYLFNSPLTSAAVYGDEIVVGSSDGYIYALNNVKKTGPTSEYVYYIAGIIGGIIVILIAIRVFRGRRKNKEE, encoded by the coding sequence ATGAAAAATAGTAAAAGAATACTGATGGGATTAATGATAATGGGTTTAATCTCAACTTCAATTTCCATAGCACCAGTTTCAGCTCAGGACTGGAACATGTTCAGCTCCAATCTTGACCACACAGGCTATGTAGACGAAGCATCAGATTTCACCCCAGTAACCTGGCTTTTTAAAGCTAACAGTGCTATAAAATCATCCATTGTTATCTCGGACAAAACCATCTACTTTGGTTCAGTCAATGGAACAATGTATGCTTTAAACCTGGATGATGGCACCCGGGTATGGACTTATAATACTGGGGGAAGTATTTTATCCTCCCCGGTAGCCAGTGGAGATAATGTATATTTCGGATCAATGGATAATTATTTCTATGCATTAAACAAGAAAAATGGAAATTTTGTATGGAAATATAAAACTGGAAACAGCATAGAATCATCACCAGCAATAGAAGATGGAGTAATATACTTCGGTGCTAATGACAACCGTTTATATGCCTTAAATGCTAATGACGGAACATTCAAGTGGGAATTTACCACTGGAAATGCTATTAAATCATCACCAGCAGTATACGATGGAAAGGTTTTCTTTGGATCTGATGATGGTAAAATATATGCCTTGAACACCGACGGAGCAAAGTTATGGGAATTTGACACTGGAAACGCAGTTAGATCCTCACCAGCTGTTCGGGACAATGTGCTGTATGTGGGTACAGATAATGGAATGTTTTATGCTTTGAATACAAGTGATGGTTCTGTTAAATGGTCCTATAACTTCAAAGATCCCGTTAGATCATCCCCTGTCCTGGATGCCAATGACAACAGCTTGTTTATCGGTGCCAGTAACGGCAACATTACCTGCCTGGATATGAGAGATGGTAAACACAAATGGTCAGAAAATGTGGGAAATGTGGAAGCAACACCCTCACTCATGGGAGACTACCTGGTGGTTCCTTCAAGCAGTGGAACTATTCACATCTTAAACAAATACAGTGGTAAAGAAGAATGGAGTTACTCCCCAGGATACTATCTCTTTAATTCACCATTAACCTCTGCTGCTGTTTATGGTGATGAGATTGTAGTGGGTAGTAGTGATGGCTACATTTACGCCCTTAACAATGTCAAGAAAACAGGACCCACCTCAGAATACGTGTACTATATAGCAGGAATTATTGGTGGAATAATTGTTATATTAATAGCAATTAGAGTTTTCAGGGGCCGCAGGAAGAACAAAGAAGAATGA
- a CDS encoding PRC-barrel domain-containing protein → MRIKDKIIGKEVVDNHAILIGKVKDVEVNFETEKVEAFIVGKGGLFEGLGGSNDLIIPLTMVIAVGDKILVKSEK, encoded by the coding sequence ATGAGGATAAAAGATAAAATTATTGGTAAAGAAGTTGTTGACAATCATGCAATTTTGATTGGGAAAGTGAAAGATGTGGAAGTTAACTTCGAAACTGAAAAAGTGGAAGCATTTATAGTAGGGAAAGGTGGACTTTTCGAAGGACTGGGAGGTTCAAATGATCTTATTATTCCCCTCACCATGGTTATAGCAGTAGGGGATAAAATACTGGTTAAAAGTGAAAAATAG
- a CDS encoding MFS transporter — protein MGYLICGKCKSYYKLKSDESPEDFVFDCECGGKLRYVENLDIIDPNWKQVDIQKKPPIMEILREKIKSIFTLPHLNMKKRWADFWNKLRYRLYRSHDWHQNQGPYYDMGMNPLYSLKNELNLRNIQWPLVIPAVIAITLILTFTPGIMTLLTFILLLAVGYFFNNQIIGVKNAIITGAISFFLGSLFTGSYLLIIPFTLLGGINGAVCGWIGGYLRKIRYQRGI, from the coding sequence ATGGGTTATTTGATCTGCGGTAAATGCAAGAGCTACTATAAACTTAAATCAGATGAATCTCCCGAAGATTTTGTTTTTGACTGTGAATGCGGTGGTAAATTAAGATACGTTGAAAATTTGGATATTATTGATCCAAACTGGAAACAAGTAGATATACAGAAAAAGCCTCCCATAATGGAGATTCTAAGGGAAAAAATCAAATCGATATTCACTCTACCTCATTTGAATATGAAAAAGCGGTGGGCGGATTTTTGGAATAAACTGCGTTACCGGTTATACCGATCTCATGATTGGCATCAAAATCAGGGCCCGTATTATGATATGGGTATGAACCCCCTGTATTCTCTTAAAAATGAGTTAAACCTGAGGAATATTCAATGGCCATTAGTTATACCCGCAGTAATAGCAATAACCCTAATATTAACATTCACTCCTGGTATAATGACATTATTGACATTTATATTGTTACTAGCTGTTGGATACTTTTTTAATAACCAGATTATAGGGGTTAAAAATGCTATAATTACTGGAGCTATTTCATTCTTCTTAGGAAGTCTTTTTACCGGATCATACCTTTTAATAATTCCTTTTACTCTATTGGGTGGTATTAATGGGGCTGTTTGTGGATGGATAGGAGGATACTTAAGAAAAATAAGATATCAAAGAGGTATTTAG